Within Pungitius pungitius chromosome 18, fPunPun2.1, whole genome shotgun sequence, the genomic segment TACCACGTAGTGGAATGCAAAGATCTGGCGCTGGAGAGGTGAGCAGCCCGGGTCTAAATGCTGTCGGGGTGATTGCAGGATGTGGTTCAGCTGTGCAGCCTGGAAGGTCACGCCTCGTGCAGGTGGAgcatagacagacacacaggggaaAGGGAAGATGGAAACACGCAGGATGGGGGAAAAGGCAGCTGACCCGCAACAGTTGTGTATTGCGTCGTGTTTTGGACGAGACAATATTTTGTGGTATTTGTAGATGCAAATGTGGTTTTCAATTCAAGCAAAATGTGAGGATTTAGTGTTTTGCAATCCACAGCttaaactgccccccccccccactccattaGTGCGTGTCCCAGCCAGGGTCAGGCTGTCTATTTCAGTATGAAAGTCCTGCAGCAGCCCTGTGACCCTGAAGGTTCTGCTGCCTTGGAGATACCAGCTCTGAAATGAACAGACCTTCCCTCCTCATCCTTCACCCCTCCACTTCCactcagctcctcctctgtcGATGTGTCATTCCTTCTTTCTGTCTGCTCTCTTCTGTTTTCCGTCTGTGTTCTCTTGCCTTCCTCACTATGTTTTGAACACTTGCTTGTCCTTCTAACCCTTCTGTTTTCCTCTTCATGGACTTAATACTCTCATAATACTCTTTTAACATGATTCATCTTCATATACAAAGGGAAGTTTCTCTCCTGCTTCAATCACCTTGTTTCTCTGTCATGTATACTTAGAGGAAGTGTTGATCAATTGTAAACTAGAGAACTTGGAAAGTTGGGcaaaatgtttgactttgtcCAAGAAATGTGTTGGTTTCGATGTAAATATTTGAGTTAATGGGATATTCTGAGTTGATTTTAATCCAGGTCCGCTGTGGTTGGGAATTAATGCTCAAACTCTTTAAAAGCAAAGACAGGGTGCACAGAGGCATAAATCCTCTCGGCTAACATTTAGAACATTTCTTCGCAAAGAAGCACTCTTAGGACAATTGTTTTTTACTCACTTTAGCCTGTGGGCTTAATTCTGGGGGAAACGTATCATGAGATCAAGTATCACGTGTCTTGTCATCTGTCCATTGGTTTATGGAAACACTGCCCAGGTACGATTGGTTAAATCTAAAGAGGCCCACCCCCAATCATCTCAAACCGTAGCCAAAGGGAGAGAGGCAGCACTGAACTGACCCCTTAGCGTCATTTAGAGTTGGCCTACATGTTTTGTGACAGTCGCTCTCATTTAATGCCAAACTCGGCACTGACCTCCCTGATGGAGCAATTCAGCCCAACATTTTGATTGTTGATTTATgtattaataattataatttattCCATTTGTAGTGAATTCATTATAACATTTAGGCTGTCTAATAAAACTCAATTGAGAGGAGACTTGTCAATAAAATTATATCGTatcgttatttttattttttggtataCCAGCAATTGTACAGGAAGGAGAGTCCGATTTGTTACTCATTGAAACAAGAATTCAACGGTCTGGTGGCGATTGGTCCAGCAGTGGTTGGCGGTGATGGTCTCAGAGTCTGCAGCTGTCACgttttgggttcttgtcttgttttattttattttgtagtttcatgtctcttgtgttcctgggtaacttcacttcctgccttgtcctgtcttcccctgtgattgtctgccgtgcctgattgtttccacctctgtccaatcacctgcacctcccttgtgtatttaagccctgtgattCTGACGAGATGTTTGGTCTCGTCCCCATGCCATGTAAATCCTTTATGTTGTTGTCTTCTTCATGTCCAGGTCCCGGTTTTTGCCtttattgttttctcctccttctcaccGTTTTTAATCGGTTGgtgtgattttgagtttttcgtTATTGACTaataaagtccttttattttcctaaactccgcgtctgagtcctccctcgaTCGGCCCGGTATTGACAGCAGCACTTCAGTTTCAAATGTTGATCAATGTGTTCTGTCATGCCATAACTGCTAAAcatgaaataaagacaaataaatcaaaatacatGGGTGCTACTGGCCGCAGCATTTAAATGCACCGTATCAAACTATTGCAGGAGGATATATTTAGTTTGTTGACCTAATTGAGATGGCATCGGATTCTTTGTGCCTCAGAATCACACACCAAAGGCCCGTGACAAAACGTCTGCATTGGTCGCCTCTGTAATGAGACTGCTAATAAAAGTATTACCAGGAAAAGCCATTGAAGAGCTgaaacacacctacacacacacacacacacacacacacacacaccgatgagCAACGGGAGTTGAATTGCATTTTTTCCAGTTCAGCTCGCCGGAACAAAACTCATCATCCGAGGCATCATTTCTCTGCATCCTCGCGCTCGCTCCCTCTTCATCCTTTCCACTCAAACCAATCAGTGACACAGAGACAAGGGTCATCGTGTGTCTCTATTGAATACTGAAGTCATTATTCTAAAGTCGTAGTCATAGACAACCTCACATGgcgaatataaataaaacatctctgGGCCTTATTTCAAGCCGAGGTGTCTGCAAGTGTTCACTTTCATTCATAGTGTTACTCCAGATGTGAACACAAACATATAATTCACTCAACAAGTGAGGCAGACTGCATATGACTGTTTTAACAGGTTTACAGGTTGTGTAGTGAATGGATTCCTGTTTGTTGTCTCTTCCTATTTACTAGACATTGACTTTATGTTCCAGCGTGTTTATTGGGTTTTGGGGCTTTAGTGTTTCTCAGAGAAACCACGTTTGTGCGTGAGCGCTGGGATGGACTTCAGGTTAACTGTGACAAACCACCACATGCTGTGGCATTCAAGCCCCGCACTCCCACACAGGTTTCCCCCCTCTCAGACTTATTAAACCTCCACTCGAGTAGCAATAAAGCCCCGGAAAACATTGCTGAACCTCTTTGACCCAAATCTCAGTGTCCCCCCTAAGGCCTTGAGTCCCCTTCAGGGACTTGAACGCATGTTTTCTTGGTAAATGGTGAAGTGTGAGTGACATAAGAGCGACTCTCACTTTACAACATTATTGGTAgttgtaaaataatatatttcatgtttttttgtgaaaaaagcttcaaaatagcaaaatgaaaataaatggttgATGATACAATCTCATAAATTTCTGCTTGCAGGTATATGACTCTGTTACATGTTTAACGTTTAATGTTacagacacatttcatttcgttcaaaagcaaccctggctCACTCCAATCAATGCATGTCATCAAGTAAGGTAACCTCCAAGAATGTGTGGGATGGTTGTCATGGTTCCCTCGCTTCTCACAGATGATAGGCTCCTTATCTTTTTAATATCCCTTAGATTTCCGCATATGGCATGCAGCGTTTTTGTTCTGGTTAACGCTACTACTCGTTCGCCCGACTAAAGGAAAACCTAAAACAAAGTCGCAGTGTGAATGGCAAAAAATATTATTCAATTGAATAGAGCCTCAACGTAACCTGTCAGTCTGGCGTTTCGCAAGCTAATCGATCTAACCACATAAGATGTTACTGTATTCACACTAGGGTTGCAATGTATCAAGTAACAACACAAAGATTACAACACATTCTAATCCAACTTCTGCCCAAACACAGCGTTACTGTGCATCAATGGGGTTTGCTGTGTTTCCCGAGGACACGTTTTACTCGCCATCCACTCGGTCCCTTGCTGAGGGGGTCAATTGAGGATCTTGAGAACTAGTGTGCAAAAATGTGAACAATAAAATGTGCTCTActtgacaaaatgaaatgagatcAATTCCATTGAATTAGAGAGAAAGATAATGAATCAACAGCTCAAGTGTAGAAGATTGTCCTTTGCTGCAGAAATGTTTGAGAAATACACAGCTGTATCTGGACAGGCTCCCTGATTGTTTACACAGCTTTAAACATCTCCTCAGGCTCCATCTCTTTCCCTCTCAGACGAATCCATTCACGTCTCCCCACTCGGTGTGCAGCTTAATTGATCCAACTGCCTGTGCTTGGTCCGGCTGATTAATTGCACTCTGTGCCAATGTTTTCCCGTTCTGAGATGAGACcgagacaaaagaaaaggagcGAGGGCGATTTGATGAAGAGCggtgtgaaaacacacagcGTGACAGCACCGAGAAACGTCGCACCGTGAATGGAGTTCAGCAACTATGAACTCTGAACTCAGTTTGGAACCAGCAGCTTCTCACTTTCTGTAAAATATAAGTAGGTTCTCAGAAGAACGAGCAACTCTTAAATAACTCAGCTTTATTTTGCAATTCCAACAAAAGTTGAATTCATAAAGTCAAGTTTGATTCAATAAACACTTTTCACAATGTTTGACATTCAGTGTTTACCTGTAGGTGCAAAGTCTAATCCCTCACTGCCAGCGTCACATCAAAGGTTTTTCATTGGGAAGATTACAGCATTACTTTTTCTCATTGTCTCGCTCCGATCTCAGAAAGCTCGGCCGTTCAGTTGAGCCCcccctaaataaataaactcttCGGATCCACATGGTCCATCACTTGGATgacatatttgtatttgtaaacAGCTAATCTAAGTTTTCCCCTCTCCTCTAAGTATTTTTCCTTAGTTTGGTTTCTTAGCCTAGCATCCTCCCTCCTTATCCGCTATTtgtttaatcacacacacaaacacttgattGTTTGTTAAGATAGATGCTTGATAACCGTGTCATAGGGATTGTTAGTTACACACACGCCTAAACTTTCAAGATTCTCTACTCTTAATGAGGGAATTTCATTCATGAGGTttgatttgttattttgttataaGTCCCTGTTAGGTcctggggggtattgcacaaaagtagaataaagaaatccaggcTAAGTGATGAagcaaccgccaagtcaaattccatgtatgtctgacatattatggcaataaacgtttcctgattcctgaagcgccgcttgacttaagcctagtttatgcttctgtgaTTCAGAAAAACGCACGGTCCGTGTACCGTGTACCatgtgtaaaaatattttacacatGGTTGTCTTCTGATGTGATTTTGAAATTGTTGTTCCCAACCTCTTCTTTTAAATGCCCAGTATTTTTTACCAGTTTTTTTTAGGGCTTTTGATCGTCCCTAAAATAGAAGTACGTCGATTTTCCAGTAAGAATCaacgcaaccgtctgcaatgacagcgctcttggctctgatatttattttccacagattgtgttgcttcagtgagcattaaggagacgcagagtaaacgtgttcggatctccaccagcatgtggcagaatacgtgtatttaaaccctaTATTTAGTTATCTGTCCATGGCTTTTATCTGGGTTACATATGCCtctcctctgtgtttccccaggaTGAGTTGGTGAGGACCGAAGACCCTGACTGGGAggaatattttgttgttttttgatccTAGCCCCCTTCCCCTCCGGTATCAattaaaaagatacatttttgttattggACTAATGTGTCTGTCTACTTAAATCTGACATCTCGCCTCCACATCCCCTGGGTTCGCCACACTGTCCAAACATTCCTTTCTTCTACTAAATGACATTCCAGTGTCACTAAATTGCAATCTTATCTACATATTGGGGGACATTTTTATTCTCTCAGTTCACAGTCACAGTTTTTCACCAGTTTTAAAACTTAAATGTCTGAATGCCATACAAGTAATTTTCCTTAGACCACAGCATTTGACCAACATTATCATCATTCAATATGGGATGAAAGTGTGACAAATAAACCAGAATTATTTAACAAAACTTCTCTACGCttttatgggaaaaaaacacaaattcaattaacggagtaaaaagttgtcagttggtcttgtTTTTACCGCTTTGGATTGAAAACGAAAAACTAGAAACCAGTGATttcgttttctgttttttacggaaaaagggacgatcaaaaggtaccCGGAccctgcaggattaatcttagcctggctcttagcctggtctggagcagcttcaaagaatacatcgccatggttacttggccgggtttaattcaacctgctttcgtgcaaacAAGTgcaagctaaattcctccaggataacctgcaTGGCCCGGCTTAATCCCCTATCCGGGTTACGCGCAATAGCCCCCTGGTGGtgacaaattatttatttattttgtgaattatcttaGTGATTTAATAATTCTACTGATGGTCAGTTTATCAGGGGCTATTAACCACATACGCACAAGCACATCTCGCTGACCGACCTAAACACACAGGACTGGTaatatttagtatttagtataTTTATAGTCCAGTGTTTATATTTTGGAGTAATTCAACCGTTTCGTCCACACGCCATTCCAAAAGTTCAGCtctgttaacccccccccccccccccccagccgatgTTTTATTTGCTTCCCGTCATTCTCTCCACTGTTTAGCAACACATGGAGAGAAAAGCAGTTTAAAGCTCAGGAATGCTTTTAAGGTTTTGATTTCTTCATTATGCACTGAACAGTTTCCTGGGAACACCGGTCTGTTGGTTGAAACACATTGGATCTCTGTTCAGCCAAatgtttgtacatttttacattacatattGTCACTTCACTTGTTTTGTTGAGAATAAACATCATTTGATTTGAACTGAACCATTTGTTCAGCGTTATTTCCTCGTTCCGGGTGAACCCGACACTTACTGCACACACTTCATGtggaaaagaataataaagctCTTGTCCTGAAGACAGAGCTCTCTTGAAAGGCTTTTGGTtttcatcatatttatttagTATGCTGTTGGTTTTGACTGTTGTCCATATGAGCAAACATTACGAAAAGTGAACTTTCTTTTTCCCGCTGGGTTTCACCTTTCAACAGCAGCTGTGCACTTTTGCGGGAAGTGCTTTATCTTTTTTAATTGGGCCTAAAGGCCGGGGTTCATAAAAACGAGGTACAGCAAATttcccactacaaacgggtccgcgacccactagtgggtcgggacccaccagttgagaaacactggtctagGGTCTAAAACATAACTAGCAGgtaaaaacaggaagcagaccccCTGGTGTGACGCTGGATTAAATCAAATGACATTGTAACTAGGGATTAAGTGCTGCTCTTATAACCTGTGAAATGTGAAAGGTTTGTAAGCATCTATTTATATTTTGGGGATTATCTATATGTTTCATGTCCATCCGTCCTGCCAAAGTGTTTCAATTAATGCTGACGGGATTGATTTTAGCATTAAATCATGGTAGTCTCACTGGACTCTAGTTGGACTGAATTTGTCACACAAATTCTGAAAATAACGTCCAGAATTTGACATACTCGTGGCCCATGATGTTTGCAAGCTGCTAGTAAACACATTGCTAATATCCCTATTCAGACTTAAAGTTAGGTGTTATGAGGGAGATGACGCTTTGACTGGTAATAAACAAAAAAGCGTTTTAGTCTAGAGCAACATGTAAAAATGTCCACCCAAACTAATATTATCATCAATATGAATTACCGATACACTGTACTGATGAGAAATAATGATATACTCTTTGTTTTAGTCTTTCAAACTGTCTTTCTTATCACACTCGTAACACAGCATGAAAACAAAGTTAATGATCAAAGTTGAAACACAAAACCAATGGAAAGTTGAATCTCCACCTCTGTTGGAATAGGACAAGgttcagagaaaacaaacagtgcGCAGTGACACAGTGCTTTCAGCTGAGCTTCTTGACTATAAAAAGGATCAGCAACAGCTATTGAAATGTTCAGTCCAGCAGAGAGTGCATCATGAGGGGTTTAGTGTTTCTGCTGTTGGTGGCTGTGTCCAGTGCTAAGGTCTACGAGCGATGCGAATGGGCCCGAGTGCTGAAGGCTTATGGGATGGATGGCTACAGGGGCTACAGCCTGGCTGACTGTGAGTATTACAGCTTCAGTCTAAAAATACAACTTCTGAAGCATCAATATATTACTCATTTCTCAACATTTTTACTCTTATTTTGTAAGATAACCATACCGGCCTAACATTTTAATGCGTGCCTTTTTTATATACTTGTACTTCAAATCTGAAAAACCAAAGAATgtacagtaacattagaaattCCAAGACATTTGCtagtttgtatttgttttctattcattttgaTAATGATGTCATGGACTTAATTTGATCTTCCCCATTGAGCTTTTTATGCCAAGTGTTGAGCTTTCTGActtctgtgtgtttccatgcCCAATGTTACGTTTTCAGGGAGTGTGTATGTGCACCTgctgtgtttcttcttcagggGTTTGTCTGAGCCAATGGGAGTCAGGTTACAGCACCACCGCCATAAACCTCAACACCGACAGATTACGGCATCTTCCAGATCAACAGCCGTTGGTGGTGTAACGACGGGCGGACCCCCGGCTCGAAGAACGCATGTGCGATCGAGTGCAGCGGTCAGTGATAAACTAACACATCCAAAATGTAGACTGCCGATCTGTACTTTAGTGTGGACCTACATACATCATAGCCTCACTGCTGTAAAAGGTTAGCCTactatatacaaataaactttaTCAAAATGAACATGGCTCTAGTTTACCAATAATCAACAAGGCGTTCACAAGCAACACAACGTTTTGTGTATCAGGTCCAGCTGAGCCAGCCTCGCACTCCTGATCTAAGTTGCCTGTTAtatgcttttgcaaaaaaatattttagagtCCATCGTAGCACAGAGACAGCACTGGTGAACAACAAATGAACTTCTGATTGCATCTGACAAAGGACTCATTTCTGTTCTTGTAGTGATGCGTTTGACATCATTGATCATTGCATCGTGTTACAGAGACTAGCGCATTCGAACTCCAATGCTAGTCCAGGAGTTCCCCAAGGAGCTGTGCTGGGAGATTTTATTAGAAAACAATCAAAAGCTTTCATTGTTTTGCAGATAAATCAAGTTGAACAAAAAAACCACCTCACTAAACTTCAAAAATGTCTTATGGACATCCAAACCTGGATGACCAGAAACTTCCTAATGAGGAGTAAACGGATGTTTTTTGCCTCATAAGTCAATTGTCTAGTTAAATTGTTTCTCTAGATGGCATTACTCTGGCAACGTAAATAATCTTGGAGTTGTTTTTGATTAGGATGTATCCATGGATTCTCAGATAAAACACATGTATCACCTACGTAGTAAATAAAAAATTAGGCACATCTTGTCTCAAAGTGAAATGTGTAGATTACTTGCAATTCTTTATTGCAAGTAATTAATCCACTAAATCCACTACAGCCACAATAATTGTTGGTAATTCTTCATTATTACCAACTTGCTAGCATAATTCTGCGTGCTGCTATCAATATATGAATCACCCTCATTTCATTactttcaggaatcaggaatcatgaTACTTTGAACATATTGTAAACCTtgtacgttgttcattctgtacacatgacatctataGCACTCTGTCCATCCTAATAGATGGATCTATTAGGTCCATCTGCTAGGGTTTCTACCTTTTTCGGGGGGGTtccaatgtgagggttttgggataGGGGATGTTGTATGTGGACAGACAAATTTCTCATTTTGGATTTTGGGCTGTATACAAATTAATGCAGTTGAATTGTTTAGCACAAAACCTTTTgaagttaaaagaaaaatacattatcTATCAGAAGGTATCAAGTCTCCATGAAAAAGGATTTAGTGATAAATTTAAGgggctttgaataaaagcatccaaaaactttttatcaattcatttttttcttactgACTCTTCGAGAGGCATATGCTGTATTCAAAGTTAAGTTACTGTCTAATTTTTGAAGCTGATTTCTTTTTCATCCCAGTTCTTGTTTCTGATGATGTCCGTGTGGCAATCAATTGTGCCAAACGCGTCGTTAGGGATCCCAACGGCATGAGAGCCTGGTAAGTATCCAACTTTGTTGCTTATACAGCACAAACCTGCAAATGGAGAAATGAATGTTGTCCCTCTGGCTGGTTTTAGGGTGGCCTGGCGCAATCGCTGCGAGAACCGTGACCTGAGCTCCTATCTGTTAGGATGTGGTCTTTAATGAAGGCAAAGTCGTTGACTCTGTCAAAGTCTCCCATTTTTGGCATGGAAGGGAGAGATACTGAAGTCACAAATGATTATATTCTAATGACCACAGCTATAATCTTTACTTTCAATTGATTTACTCATTAAATTCTAGTGTATACCACTCATATGATGGTTGTATAGATGTTCTGCCTTTCTATGGGTTTTCTGTGTGAGAAACCCCTTTGATGCTAAGCCACGAAGATCCTCAAATCCTTGAAATGCGAAAGTTCTTAGCGTTTTGGCAAAGCAAACCCTGATCTTCATATTTGTAAATCCCTGCTCACagacaagtgtttttttaatttttaaagctGAAGAATAAAGCAAACAGAAATCTGATTCAATTTGTGACTTTACTTGATTTTTTTAAGAATAAACACCTTTGACAGGTGTGAGAAGCAAAGTGAAGCTCCAGTAAGCCCTCAATCGGCAGATCAACGTACTacaaaagaagcagaaatgGACTGTGTCGCTCCCGAAGGCTTTGGTCTACTGCTCCCGGCTTCAAGAACTACACCAGTGCACCAGCAGTCAAACTTTCCGTTCCTTGGGTTGAGGGTCTGAGGATGGAGGGTTTGTAGATAGTTCATTTGGGATTAAGATATTGGATGGTCTCATACAACTTGTGTACTACTGAACCTGTAATAGATCCAAAAAAGCCTTCATGGATAATTGGTTAGACAACAGCGTGGTGTATTCTTTAAATTCTTCCATTTTTCATAACTTAAGGCATCAGTCACTACAGTACAAAAGTATTCACGGAAGATTTTTTTCAGAGATGCTTTCAATAAATAATGATTCGAGATTTAGTGGAAAATATTATAAACTATTACATAAACCAGAttatctgcaaaaaaacaacttcctcTACCTTCAATTCTGAAAAGTAATGTCACTGCAGAGTTGCTGTGAGGATTTGATGAAggagaggtgtgtctttagtttgcggcggaaaatgcaaaggctctctgcggtcctgatgtcatcgatAGCTCATTCAACCATCTCGgagcaaggacagcaaagagtcgctaTCTTGTCGAGTGTTTagctctcagagagggaggaaaaggcaGTTTGGCGGATGCGGAGCAgagtgtgcgagttgggatgtagggtttcaccatgtcctggatgtagactggacccaatctattcacagcatggtacgtgagtaccaatgttttgaactggatgggggcagccactggtagccAGTGACGAGAGCAGAGAAGTGAAGTAGTGtgagaatttaggaaggtttaggaccagtcgagctgctgcattctggatgagctgcagtggtcgaatggcggtagcagggagacctgccaggagagagttacagtagtcaaggcgggagatgacaagagcctgaatcagtacctgcgctgcctaCTGAGTGAGAAGAGgttgtattctcctgatgttgtagagcgtgtatctacaagATTGTGTTGTCACTgtaatgttgggagtcagggagaattggctgtcaagtgtcacaccgaagTTCCTAGCAGTaaaagtgggcgttaacacagaaTTGCCAAAGTTAACATGGTTGATATTCCAATGGtaagcggacatccactgagagatatCAGTCAGAGAGGCAGAGATCCGAGCCGCCACCTGTGAGGGAaggagaattagttgggtgtcatcggcatagctgtggtaggacaAACCATGTCAGACCACCATGAcagagccaagagagttggtgtggatggagaagaggaggggacccaggatggAGCCATGAGGAACTACAGTAGTAAAaagacaaggttccgacacagatcctctccaagttacccggtaggtgcggcctTTAAGGTAGGcgcgccttgaagcctgactggtgggggttaAGGAGATTGTtgcggtggagataggaggagagttggttaaagattgAAAGATTGAAAGGTTGAAACCCACGTTTCAAGAGTTTgggacaaaaagggaagaagagataccggccTGTAGTtattttcttcagaagggttgagcgtgggtttcttcaggagtgggtgaactcttgcctccttcagagagtttgaaaaacagccagataacagagcattgttaatgagacaggtgaggaaaggaagaaggtcaggagcgatCGATTGTAGGatatgggatggaatggggtcaagagggcaggtggtgggacgggcagaggttactaaggt encodes:
- the lyz gene encoding LOW QUALITY PROTEIN: lysozyme C (The sequence of the model RefSeq protein was modified relative to this genomic sequence to represent the inferred CDS: inserted 2 bases in 1 codon) yields the protein MRGLVFLLLVAVSSAKVYERCEWARVLKAYGMDGYRGYSLADWVCLSQWESGYSTTAINLNTXTDYGIFQINSRWWCNDGRTPGSKNACAIECSVLVSDDVRVAINCAKRVVRDPNGMRAWVAWRNRCENRDLSSYLLGCGL